A region of Odocoileus virginianus isolate 20LAN1187 ecotype Illinois chromosome 11, Ovbor_1.2, whole genome shotgun sequence DNA encodes the following proteins:
- the MRPL20 gene encoding large ribosomal subunit protein bL20m isoform X2, which translates to MVFLSAPLWLRNRITDRYWRVQEVLKHARHFRGRKNRCYRLAVRAVTRAFVQCTRARSLKKRNLRTLWINRITAASQEHGLKYPAFILNLIKCQVGLALHRDPQGMCRCDTSILLMGNWLRKERGTVHRGPVVEQEALLHSCI; encoded by the exons ATGGTCTTCCTCAGTGCGCCTCTCTGGCTGCGGAACCGCATCACCGACCGCTACTGGAGGGTTCAGGAGGTGCTGAAGCACGCACGG CACTTCCGGGGGAGGAAGAATCGGTGTTACCGGCTGGCCGTCAGGGCTGTGACGCGAGCGTTCGTGCAATGCACGCGAGCCCGCAGTCTGAAGAAAAGGAACCTGCGGACG CTCTGGATTAATCGAATTACAGCTGCCTCCCAGGAACACGGTCTGAAATACCCAGCATTCATCCTCAATTTGATTAAG TGCCAGGTGGGCCTGGCACTTCACAGAGATCCTCAGGGCATGTGTAGGTGTGACACGTCCATTTTACTCATGGGGAACTGGctcagaaaggagagagggactGTGCACAGGGGTCCCGTAGTAGAACAGGAGGCACTCCTGCACAGCTGCATTTAA
- the MRPL20 gene encoding large ribosomal subunit protein bL20m isoform X1 — MVFLSAPLWLRNRITDRYWRVQEVLKHARHFRGRKNRCYRLAVRAVTRAFVQCTRARSLKKRNLRTLWINRITAASQEHGLKYPAFILNLIKCQVELNRKVLADLAIYEPKTFKSLAALSKRRREEGFVAALGDGKEPEGIFSRVAQRH, encoded by the exons ATGGTCTTCCTCAGTGCGCCTCTCTGGCTGCGGAACCGCATCACCGACCGCTACTGGAGGGTTCAGGAGGTGCTGAAGCACGCACGG CACTTCCGGGGGAGGAAGAATCGGTGTTACCGGCTGGCCGTCAGGGCTGTGACGCGAGCGTTCGTGCAATGCACGCGAGCCCGCAGTCTGAAGAAAAGGAACCTGCGGACG CTCTGGATTAATCGAATTACAGCTGCCTCCCAGGAACACGGTCTGAAATACCCAGCATTCATCCTCAATTTGATTAAG TGCCAGGTGGAGCTCAACAGGAAAGTACTTGCAGATCTAGCCATCTATGAACCAAAGACTTTTAAATCTTTGGCTGCTTTGTCCAAAAGAAGGCGAGAAGAAGGATTTGTTGCTGCCTTGGGGGATGGGAAGGAGCCTGAAGGAATTTTTTCCAGGGTGGCACAGCGCCACTGA
- the CCNL2 gene encoding cyclin-L2 isoform X3 yields MAAAAGAGASGSTAPAVAAGTPGSGGTAPGSQGVLIGDRLYSGVLITLENCLLPDDKLRFTPSMSSGLDTDTETDLRVVGCELIQAAGILLRLPQVAMATGQVLFQRFFYTKSFVKHSMEHVSMACVHLASKIEEAPRRIRDVINVFHRLRHLREKKKPVPLLLDQDYVNLKNQIIKAERRVLKELGFCVHVKHPHKIIVMYLQVLECERNQHLVQTSWVASEGK; encoded by the exons AtggcggcggcggccggggcCGGGGCTTCAGGGTCGACGGCCCCCGCGGTAGCGGCTGGCACGCCGGGCTCCGGAGGCACAGCCCCCGGCTCACAAGGGGTGCTGATCGGGGACCGGCTGTACTCTGGGGTGCTCATCACCCTGGAGAACTGCCTTCTGCCCGACGACAAGCTCCGCTTCACGCCGTCCATGTCGAGTGGCCTCGACACCGACACGGAAACCGACCTCCGCGTGGTGGGCTGCGAGCTCATCCAGGCGGCCGGAATCCTGCTACGCCTGCCGCAG GTGGCCATGGCTACCGGGCAGGTGTTGTTCCAGCGGTTCTTCTACACCAAGTCCTTTGTGAAGCATTCCATGGAG CACGTGTCAATGGCCTGTGTTCACCTGGCCTCCAAGATAGAAGAGGCTCCAAGGCGAATACGGGACGTTATCAACGTGTTTCATCGCCTTCGACATCTGCGAGAGAAAAA AAAACCTGTGCCTCTACTCTTGGATCAAGATTACGTTAACTTAAAGAATCAAATTATAAAGGCAGAAAGGCGAGTTCTCAAGGAGCTGGGTTTCTGCGTCCACGTGAAGCACCCTCACAAG ATAATCGTTATGTACCTTCAGGTGTTAGAGTGTGAGCGTAACCAACACCTGGTCCAGACTTCATG GGTAGCCTCTGAGGGTAAGTGA